A single window of Polyodon spathula isolate WHYD16114869_AA chromosome 2, ASM1765450v1, whole genome shotgun sequence DNA harbors:
- the LOC121302872 gene encoding membrane protein FAM174-like, producing MVPDKTRICYIFLFVYMLVPLLFPVATGEANKSTSATQQQGNNKSINDLSNNNTTVLNAQTGSVGVISDKHNSIKTGTGSSSVEGVAETAAANTRPLSIQRALYVLMAVSAVVIVYFVIRTVRMRKKSRKTRRYGVLDTNLAMEMTPLEQDDDEEEDDTTLFDARLSRR from the exons ATGGTACCTGACAAGACACgaatttgttatatatttttatttgtgtacatGTTAGTGCCTTTATTGTTTCCAGTTGCAACTGGGGAGGCGAACAAATCCACTTCAGCTACGCAACAGCAGGGTAACAACAAAAGCATAAATGACCTTAGCAATAATAATACGACTGTTTTGAACGCACAGACAGGCTCCGTTGGAGTTATCAGTGACAAACATAATAGCATAAAGACTGGCACTGGAAGCTCCTCGGTAGAGGGGGTCGCAGAGACTGCTGCTGCTAACACCAGGCCCTTGTCGATACAAAGAGCACTGTATGTCCTTATGGCTGTAAGCGCTGTCGTAATCGTTTACTTCGTAATCAGGACCGTCAG AATGAGAAAGAAAAGCAGAAAGACAAGGAGATACGGAGTTCTAGATACAAACCTTGCCATGGAAATGACACCCTTGGAACaggatgatgatgaagaggaggatGATACAACACTATTTGATGCCAGACTTTCAAGGAG ATAA